The sequence below is a genomic window from Lolium perenne isolate Kyuss_39 chromosome 4, Kyuss_2.0, whole genome shotgun sequence.
GGAGTTTCGCCTTCCGGAGGCTCTTACAGAAACACTCAAGTAAGGATCTGAAACCAGCATTTGCTGTTCTAGTTGCCCTGTTAAGTTAGTTATCTCTGAATAGTACTGCACATTATAGCTGTAGCTTCATCTGTCATGTGATTGCTTATTTTGCCAAGTTAATCACtgtgtttttctttctctgttagcTACCTGAAACAACGTTCAGCTGCTGACAAGTCATTTTCTTATGAGGTATGTTGCGATGTTGGAATTGAACATCTTCTTTGTCTTTATTTGATAAGTAGTACATTTGGAAGAAGGTTGTTAGGCTACTTTTGCAAGGGAAACTAACTAGGCGAGAATGGGAGATTGTGCATCTTAATATGAGATCTCTCTTAATATCCCGAGTATATTATGCAAGCTGGTTAAATATTAGATATATTCCATGAATCAACACTAACACATTTACAGCCACCAAGAGATTCTTGTTatgttattttatttattttggttTGCACACAATGGAATTTCCCCCTCCTAGATTCCAGGGATATTCTCCCCATTAGTTTTGAAAATTGTCTGCAATGAGCTTGACCTGATCTTTAGTTGTCCTATGGAACTTAAATAGCCATAGATTTTTCTGATACATGAATATTATTTTACTTGTAAAACCAAACTAAAGACCTTGGATCTTGGAGCACAGAGTCAGATTTACGCTGCTTTTATTGTTTAGAAAAGCCCTTAATACGAGGAAAAATTTGTATAAATTTCCATAGAGCTAGTTCATATCAGCATCTGATTATAATTGTTTCACCTATAATTGGTTCTCCTAgaaaagcccttaataagaggaaAATATTGCTCCCAAGTGAGCTTTGCAATTATGCACCGCTGATCTTGCTAGCTGTTTCAATGCGAAATCCACAAACTAATTCACATAATAATTTAAGTTAAGCATGGCATGGTGCCTCACTGAATCCAGTTGATGGGTCAATGAGACCTTGCAGTGGGACAGAATTCAGCCAGGCATATGTGGTATGTACTACACGTCTATTCGAAATCTTGTTACCTGTAACCTTGTTAGAATTTGCATCGTTTTGTCTTTACCTAATATTTAGCATTTTTTCGCAAAACCTCTTATATAATCCTGTATCAATTTAGTTCATTTGAAGTTTTAAAATGTTATTTACTTATTTTTTTAAGGTCTTGATTGTTGATGATGGAAGTACTGATCGCACCTCAAAAGTTGCCTTTGAGTATGTAAAGAAGCACAATATTGACAATGTTCGAGTTCTTCTACTCGGAAGAAACCACGGGAAAGGTGAAGCAGtcagaaaagtgagtgttgaagtACCCGTCCGATGCAATAATTGTAACAAATCAACTCTAATAATTGATGCTTTCCAATTGTTTGTGGAAGCATTGTCTAGGGGATGCTCCATTCACGTGGTGAACTATTACTCATGCTTGATGCTGATGGTGCAACTCAAGTCACTGATTTGGCGAAACTTGAAGCTCAGGTCTGTCATAAGCTAAATCAAATAGCTTCCTGAAAAAAAAGCTCCATTAAATAGCATGACATTGGGCTGTTTTTGATTTTTATGAGCATAGCATCTTGACATTTGTGTTTTTGCTGTTAGATCCGTGCCTTGGCAGGGAAAGTTGAGTCCAGTTTAGCACCCTCTGCTAGTTCATCTCAGAGACTGTCTGATGTTGaaattgctgtttttggttcccgtGCTCATCTAGAGAAGCAGGCTCTTGCCACGGTATATCTCCTAAAGTCCTGTTCCTGTCACTTGTGTGATTTTGTTTCCTAGTCTCTTAGATGCCTCCCTTATGCTGCATATGCTTTTCCTGGCTTACTGCAGAGGAAATGGTATCGGAATTTCCTTATGAAAGGTTTCCACCTGGTAGTATTGTTGACTGCTGGTCCTGGAATCCGAGATACACAGGTATGCCTTTGGCCAGCATCAGATGGGCCGATGATCCTTATGTACAGTACAATCTTTTCTTTGGAGGAATGCCTATTTATTTGTTTGATTATTAAAAATCCCAGTGTGGCTTCAAGATGTTCACTCGATCTGCTGCAAGGAAACTCTTCACAAATATCAGATTGAAGAGGTATTTTCTTAAAACGAGAATCCTGTGAAGTATTCAAATAATTTTGTAAAACATAACCTGAAGGATTCTGAGTGTTCATTTTCTCCTACTTTTTGCATGAGCAGGTGGTGTTTTGACGTTGAGATTGTGTACCTATGCAAGCACCTCAGGATCCCGATGGCGGAAGTATCTGTCAGCTGGACCGAAATACCTGGATCCAAAGTGCGCATGACAAGCATCCTGCACATGGTGTTTGAGCTCCTGCTGATCAAAGTAGGCTATGGCCTGGGCATATGGAAAATTTACTCGTAGACCATAGTCATTACGGCTTAGTTCCATCGCTGCAGCGTATACCGAAGTTAGTTCATCACAGCAGAGAATACATTTACAAAATTAGTTCAAGGAGCAAAACCAGCAGTGTAAAACTTCCTCAGATTTTGGACTGGAGAGCATCCAGGGCGGTGGGTATGTTAGTGTTTGATCGTAGCAAGATATTGACAGATACTCACATGTACTTGTTTCTGCTGATACGTTCTCTGATCCATCTTGGACTGGAGTAttatcaattttttttatcagCTTTGACACAATGCTGTGTACATTATGTCATATATAAATTGTAATGTTATGAACGATATGCAGAAGATTTGCAAGGATAATGCCCAAAATATTGCATTTCGCCTGGCCAAATTCATCAAAGTTGAGCAGTTCAGTTCGCATTACGCGGGGCTTCGCTTCGGAATGCACACGTTTGCGCCGTACAGGAACCAGCTGAGCTTGTTGACCACGACGCAGTTAAAGCCAAAACCGCGCGAACATTTTCTCGCCCGCCATGCGCTCGAGCAAATGCCTCCCCGACCTCCGCCCTTCtcgcctccgcgccgccgcctttgCACCTCGCACCCCGCGCTGCCGGCGCGGCGCGCCGCCGAGcagcattgcctccgcctcctggAGCGCGCCTCCACGCCCGCGTCGCTCCTCCAGCCCCTCGCCTTCCTCCTGAAGTGCGGCCTCCACTCCAACCCGCTCGTCCTCACCAGGCTcttcgcctcctccgccaccgccgcccccgcGCTCCTCGAGCCCCTAGTCGCCGCGCTCCTCCGCCCGGACGTCCCGCTCGACGCCTTCCTAGTCAACACCCTCATCCGCGCCCACGTCGCCTCGCCGATCCCCtccgcgcgccgccgcgccgcgGACTTCTTCCCGCTGATGCTCAGCCGCGGCATCGCCCCCAACAAGTTCACCTTCCCGTTCCTCCTCAAGTCCTGCGCCGCGCACCCGGGGTCTCCCGCCGCCGGCCTCCAGGCCCACGCCGCCGCTCTCAAGTTCGGGTTCGCGGCGGACCACTACGTCTCCAACACGCTGATACACATGTACTCCTGCTTCGGCGCCGGGTTCCTCGAAGACGCGCGGAACGTGTTCGAGAGAATGGCCAAGGACAGTGCCGTCACCTGGAGCGCCATGATCGGCGGGTATGTGCGTGGGGGGCTGTCGGGTGATGCCGTCGGGCTGTTCAGGGAGATGCAGGCCAGCGGAGTGCGGCCGGATGAGGTGACCGTGCTCGGGGTCCTGGCAGCCGCCGCTGATCTGGGCGCGCTCGAGCTCACACGGTGGGTTGGGCGGTTTGTGGAGAGGGAGGGGATAGGGAAGTCCGTGACGCTCTGCAATGCGCTGATTGACACGCTCGCCAAGTGCGGGGACGTGGATGGGGCGGTGGCGGTGTTCGAGGGGATGGAGGAGCGGACTGTTGTGTCATGGACGTCGGTGATTGATGCACTTGCGATGGAGGGTCGTGGGAAGGAAGCTGTGGGGGTGTTCGAGGAAATGAAGGCTGTTGGCGTGCCGCCTGATGATGTTGCATTCATCGGGGTGCTCACTGCATGTAGCCACGCCGGAATGGTTACTGAGGGTCGTGGCTACTTTGATTCAATGAAGATAGAGCATGGTATCGAGCCTAAGATCGAGCATTACGGTTGCATGGTTGACATGTTTGGTCGTGCTGGCATGGTTGAGCAGGGATTGGAGTTTGTTCGCGCGATGCCCATGAAACCAAACCCGATAATTTGGCGGACACTGGTTGCTGCTTGTCGTGCTCATGGTCGGCTTGAACTCGGCGAAAGCATCAGCAGGGACCTTCTGAACGAGTACCCTGCTCATGAGGCCAACTATGTCATGCTCTCCAACGTATTTGCACTGACGCAGAGATGGAAGGAGAAGTCAGAGATTAGGAGAGAGATGAGCAAGAGAGGAATTACAAAGGTGCCAGGATGCAGCATCGTTGAGCTTGATGGAGAGGTCCATGAGTTCATAGCAGGGGATGAGTCACATCCACAGTACAAGGAGATATACCTGATGGTTGAGGAGATGTCAAGAGAGCTAAGGCGTGTTGGGCACATCGCACTTACATCAGAGGTGCTGCTTGATCTTGACGAGGAAGACAAGGAGGGTGCGCTTCAGTGGCACAGTGAGAAGTTGGCAATTGCATTTGTGCTACTGAGGACTCCTCCTGGAACACAGGTCCGAGTGGTAAAAAACCTACGTGTATGCTCAGATTGTCACGCAGCAATAAAATGCATATCACAGGTCTATAACCGGGAGATCATAGTACGTGATCGGAGCCGTTTCCATCGCTTCAAGGATGGTTCCTGCTCGTGCAAAGATTTCTGGTGATTGGAGTTGTGTTTCACCAGGTTATCCTGCTTCTCATGGTGCAGTGAAGAGTGGGTTGAACTTCAACAGCACATGCGAGTGGTCATGGGGTATTTTCGACGTGCTTCTGCAAGTCCTCAATTTTTGGTAATCTATTTGTAACACAAAGCTTCCAGTGGCCAAAAACTGATGTTTACTGAAGATTATTGGAAGTAGCATTGGAACATATAACATTCAGATACTTCACCTTGTGTACTAAATGTCCTATCAGTACACATTCAAAGACAAAGATTTCTTAAAAAATCTAGACCATCCTGAGAACACATCTTATGTTCGCATCCCGTCAGTTCGAATCATCAAATTAATCTGTAATTTTGAAGATAATGTTCTATGCATAGACAAAAtccatgacttatatatatgataaTAGTATGATCACCTTTTGTCCTTGAAGTGGCAGGTAAAGTGCAACTTTGAATCTTGTGCTCTCTCAGGAACCTCTCTGAGTTTCTCTGGCACTGCTCTAAGCCTGTCGTCAACCATCTAATTCTCTGTTGCTTCTTAGTTCATGCAGTAACTTTGTAACTTACTGCTTATCTAGGAACTGCCGGCCCTTTCGATGTTGTTGTTGACCTCGGCCATTCTTTGAACTTCCCGGTTCTGGTATGCCATTTCCCCCTCGTTGTTGCAGGGAGCTGGCAAGTAAATCTCAGCCTCCTTGCACAGGTGATCGCATCATCGTTCGCTACAGGGGCTACATGGGTAGTATTTCTCTGCACTTCCCCCTTTGTAGACTCTCCCATTGTGTAGGATTGCGCTTTTCAATTAATAGCCATGAAATTTGTTTGCACTGCATGGATCGAGCACATTCAAAACTCTCTTTTCTTGTTTGTCTCTTCTCTAGTGTCTAGCTCTTCTAAAACCTCCCACCCAGCCAATCTTATGAACCTCTCTGTATCTGCTGTTAAAGCCTCTAACTCTTTCGATATTGCGTGATGTGTATATAATTGGCCTGCATGAGTGGAAATCAGTAGTAAACATACGTTATCTGTTGGTCTCGTGCTCTACATGTACCACAATCACAAGTTGTGTCAGTAGGGCCACAGGGCCAGTTGGCAATATGAAGATAGTAGATGTTGATGACTGACATGCTGCTAGAGTGCACTCTTTTGATGAAACTGAGATTTCACCATTCTTTATTGAAAATATACTGGCAGTCAGTTGATGCTACATTCTTCCTAGGTGGACCCGCTTCAGTAGTTACTCGAAACATCTGTACCTTGCTTTACAATTGTGAAAGGCTTTTGATCTTATAGTTTTCCCTGAGCATAGTGTTTGtatttttatacttgagtttcctTATAGAGAAATTTGACTCAGATATTCATGGGATTATAGAATCTTATGCATATTCACACTTAATGATTCTGCAGGAAATGTCAAAAACCATTCAATATCTTCTCTTGTTTTCTCTACAAACTGTCAGGTCAGATATTCCTGAAAGCAGTATTACAAGTCCAGTATTACATTTGGCAGCGATGGAAACTGGCAAGTGCCAGAATTCAGTTCCTCATGCTCACTTTCCATGCATATGCAGTATGAAGCGGGATTCGGGAAGTATCTTGAGCGCACTTGATCGGTGTGGCTGGGTTGCTTTAAGGACAGATCCTGGTCATGGAATTACGATTCACATAGTTGCTGCCAACCAAGAAGCGCGCTGCCATGCTTCAGTGTGCAAAATGCTATGTTGGGAAACATGAGCTTCAAGAAGTAAGAATTCAATTAATCTTATTTCTCTGCATTTATTTGAGAGTTATTTAGAGAACTCTCTTCCAAAAAAATATACATTTAAAAAACTGACTAAttgctttctttctttctctctttgGGAACATGCTAGCATGGAACACTCATATTTGGCTTAAATTAGTAAGGCTAACAAGTAACAACCAGCTGATGGGTTGAAGTACTCCATGTCTCGTGCTCTACATGTTTGGCTTAAATTAGTAAGGATAACAAGTAACAACCAGCTGTGGGTTGAAGTACTCCATGTCTCCAGCTAGGCTATGCATGATATGCGCACAAAGCTGAAAAGTTTGTTATCTTCAAAGTCATAGTGCACACTGCAGTCTACTTGCTGGCTTTGGTTTTGATGGCGGCGAGGGTGACACAACCGTATTCCTAGCTTTCCAGATGATGTCAGCTCACTGCGTTAGCATGGCTTGCTTTAATGTTTCGTAGTTCCATGATATCAATGGCCATGCTGATCTTAGCCAAGGCTTAGCCTTTGTGCAAGCGTAGTCAGTTCCAGGACCTCCTCATAGGCTGATTTAGCAGTGTAATTGCCAGATTCAGAAAGATTCCAGGTGATGGTGTCTTGAGTGTCAGGTTGGAGTTCTTGCTCAGCAACAATATCGACCAGGTGGAGGAATTGGATGATTGCCTTGGTGGAGAGAGTGCCAGTTATGCCTCTGATCCAAGCACTATCAGGCAAGGCAGCGGCAACCGTCAATCTTTTAATGGTGCGAGGGTTGGCAGCAGCGAGCACAGAGGGGGCTAGGTTAGCAATGCTCTGCCCGGCAAGCCATCTGTCTGTCCAGAACAAAAGTTTCCTACAGTCACCAAGAGTGGCAATGGTGGCAGCGTGTACTAGGGCTTCAACATGGCGACCAAGGTTGATTGGGAAGCTTGCCCACGGCCGAGATGCGTCGTAACCAGGCCCAGCGAGCACAAAGGGCCCAACCCGTGCGTTTCAGGTCAAGGATGCTCAATCCACCATACTCAACAGGGCGGCAAACATCTTTCCAGGCCACGGCACAGCTACCACCACCGTCATTGTGATCGGACAATCAAAAGAATGAGCGCTGGCCTTTGATAATTGCTTCCTTGATTGGTTTAGGCatatcggttgcgagcatggtatGCATAGGGGCAGCTGAAAGTACAGATTTGACTAATACCAGTCTGTCACCTTTGGACAATAACCCAGCACACCAACCAGAAAGCTTATCTTGCAACTTGTCAAGAAGAGGTTGCAGATCCTCGGCTCTCAGCTTCCAAATGGATAGGGGAACTCCCAAATAAACAATAGGGAAGTCTTTAACCGCACAATGCAGATATTGCGCAATGAGCTGTCTCTGATCATCACTACAACGAATAAGAGTGGCAGTACTCTTGAGGATATATGTGTAGGCCAGTGGCAACACCAAACAGCCGGAGCAACTCAAGTatgaaaaaaatgaaacaaaTGATATGAAAAATTATCATAGCAATGTACTGTGTAAGAACAAGTACTAGTgcctatttttaataaaaaagaaAGTGCCCCTGAAAGTTTGTCCGCGAACTTCTTTTGTGCTCAAGATATATTTCTCTTAGTTTCCTCTTCTGTACATGATCTTGAAGGCAACGAAATTTCCAAGAAGGCTATTCCTTGGTCGCACCCTACCACCATCCTACACAAAGTAACGTGTCCTTCATTACAatgtaaaaaataataaaaatataTAATGGAACATGAAACATACAAATTAGGTGTTTAAGCACACGTTCTgtgctactacctccatcccaaggcttaaggcctattttttttcttcagaaagtcaaactatgttaagtttgaccaagtttttatcaaaaatcattaacatgaaaagtacaaaatcaatatcattagataaataatgaaatatatttttatatggtacctacaaaatatcatatttgttcataaattcttctaaaagtttggtcaaactttacttcgtttgactttttgaaaaaaatataggtcttaagccttgggatggaggtagtataagACAAAATCCGAAGCAACAATAGCCAACTTATTTGGTTTTATAcatattttttctaatttttttaactTTCTGaaaatgttttatacataccgggtgcatatgcacccgggatcagTTTTGGTTTTCTGACTTATTTGCGGTACTTCATGCAGTGTGGTCCTTACTCAGGAAATAGGTTGCGTTTGGTATTGCTATGGACTATGATAATCCTGTTTCAAACGGGTTTTCTTATTTATAATAGCACGCACGCACAGTTCAACTTTTGCTTGATTTCCACTTTCATGGTGCAGTTACATAAGTATCAAACTAGCAGTTTAACTAGAAAGAGGATGTGAAATTGCTCAATACCTTGTGCCAGTTAAAAATCCAAAAGCATGAACTGCACCGAGGTTAAAACTAGTTATGTTCTCAAGCCTGCAAGCATAGAGAGGTATGGTTACTCCTCGTGGCAATTTATATGTTAATATGTACTTAAAGTATTATATGTCTTCTTCCTCGAAGCAAGAGCAATATACTTGTAGGTTTGGGAGTCCCATAGCCGAATAGTTCCATCAAGTGAACCTGTAACCAGCAATGAAAGCTCTGGGTGCCAATTGACGGCGGTGATATTTCCTGCATGACCTTCTAGCGTTTCAACACACCCCTTTTTTTTATCAGATCCTTCCGCGAGTTCCATCTCCAGGTCCCAAATCTGATTCAACAAAATAGTACATGTCATGTATGCACCGCAACTTCACACAAGTGTCTTAATCAGTGGTCAGTGTGACACCTGTGCAGTCCTGTACTTTCTTCCGGTGATCAGATGCCATCGGTCACGGCGTTTGAAGTAATCAACACAGAGCAGGCCATCCACGCACCCGCCCATTGTGATGATGCAACCGCCATCAGACTGAACGCTCCAGATCTATTAATTCAATGAACAAAACAAATTAAAGTTAGTCTCTGTAGAGGAGGAAGAGTGGCTAACCTAGAGGCAGCAGCCAGCAGCTGTTATGTTATGTCTAGAATTTCTAACAGATCAGCCTCACTTATATACCATCTCAGATCACTTGGGCTAATGGGCCACATGGGCCAGAATAGGAAGACAAACTGCTAGATAGAATGCAGCCTATATACTgtccaacactccccctcaagatgggtGATAGATATCTATCATCCCCATCTTGTCACAAGCTCGATCACACTCCTTGACAGCCAAACCTTTTGTCAGACAATTAGCAATCTGCTCCCCTGTGCTTACATAGTTGATCTTGATAATTCCAGCATCTAGTTTCTCTTTAATGAAGAATTTGTCAatctcaatgtgctttgtcctatcATGCTGGACTGGATTGTTTGCTATGCATATTGCTGACTTGTTATCACACCACACGTTTAAGTGTCCAGCCTTTAAGATCTTCAACTCAGTCAAAGATTTTTTACCCATAGCATCTCGCTTAGTCCTAGAGACATGGCTCTGTACTCTGCTTCTGCAGTTGATCTTGATACTACTGGTTGTTTTTTGCTTCTCCGTGCTACCAAGTTCCCCCCAACAAATACACAATAACCAGAAGTTGACATTCTATCGTCTAAACAACTTGCCCAGTCAGCATCACTGTAACCATCAACTGTTAGATGTCCATTTGCTTTAAACCATAACCCTTTTCCTGGAGTTCCTTTTAAGTATCTTAGACCATGCACTATGTGTGTTAAAAGCGGTTCCTAACCCTCTCTCTCCTTCCTTTGAACCGATTCAATACATAGCAGGGAGTCGAATCATAACTCTGACACAAAAAAGCGGATCAATAATTTGGTCCGCTTCTTTCCTGCAAAAGTAGAACCCGGTAGCAAAACTGTGTGAGAGAGAAGACTGCATGCATGCAGGGTTGTGAGCAGAGGGGGTCCCACAACCGGTTCTATACATAGCAACATGCATACAGCGGTTCCAACTTCTGACATATATTTCTTTGAACCGGCGCGACGTAGTATATGGCCTTAGGATTCGATGAACAATATCCATGTATCCACTCCTTGGCTCATGCATATATCTGCTCACTACACCAACTACATATGCAATATCTGGTCTTGTGTGACACAAGTATAACAATCTTCCCACTACTTTTTGATATTTCTCCTTGTCTACGAGTTCGCCGTAGTGAGCTGTTACTTTTTGATTTTGATCCATGGGTGTTGGAGCTGCACGACAATCCATCATCCCCATATCACTGAGAAGGTCCAAGATGTACTTGCATTGTGATAGAATTATTCCCTTCTTTGACCTTGCAACCTCTATTCCAAGAAAGTATCTAAGTTACCCCAGATCTTTGACTTCAAAGGCTTTGCTTAAACAATTCTTTACCCTGGTTATTTCTGCTACATCATCTCCTGTGATTATAATGTCATCCATGTAGACTGCTAGAATTGTTATTTTCTGATTTGAATGTCTATAGAATATAGTGTGGTCTCCATTACACTGTCCATATCCCATCTCGCACACAGCTCTTCtaaatcgatcaaaccaagctctAGGAGATTGTTTTAAACCATACAACGACTTCTTTAGCCTGCACACTTTACCTTCAGTTTCAGCTGAAGCCAAGCCCGGGGGAATCTCCATGTAAACTTTTTCTTGTAGATCACCATGTAGGAACGCATTTTTCACATCCAGCTGGTGTAAGGGCCATCCAaagtttgttgcacatgatatcaggACCCTTACTGTATTCATCTTTGCCACAGGTGCAAATGTTTCATCATAGTCAATTCCATATGTTTGGATGTACCCTCTAGCTACCAATCTCGCTTTGTACCTCTCTATCTTTCCTCCAGGACTCTATTTTACAATATATACCCATTTACAACTCACTGCATTCTTTCCTCTAGGAAGAGTAGTCAATTCCCAAGTCCTGTTCTTCCTCAATGCCTCCAATTCTTTGTTCATAGTTGCAAACCACTTCTGATCCCGCTTGGCTGCCCTCCAATCTGTTGGAATTGCAATAGACTGAAGAGACGCTACAAATGCCTTGTATGAAGGAGATAAAGCTTCATATGATAAATAGTTATTGATGTTGTGTACCAAGCCATATCTATCGATTTCTTTCAAGGTAGCTGCTCTTGTCCCTTTCCTTAAAGCAATAGGCAAATCCAACGATTCCATTGTATTGCCTGTTGACCTTTCGTCAGGCACATCAGCTTCAACAACCTGTAACTCCCCCTGCGGTTGTTGCTCCCCCCTGTTCCTCTGCATGGTGGCCCCCTGTTCTTCAATCCTTGGTCTCCGTGAGTACACACGAAGATCCTGCTCTTCATTTGGCTTTGGCCAACTTCTAGCATGTGGCAATTCTGGTACAACAAGTGGTATAGACCCAACAATCATAggctgttgtggttgttgttgctcCACATGAGGAGAGTTGTTGTTACTTGCACTGCTGCCACTTGCACTCTCCCCCTCTTGACCAGCAATATTCAATGGCTGGTCAAGCCCTTCAAATATAGCACTCAAATCTATTTTTTCACCATAAAAGGGGTTAGATTCCTAGAAAGTAACATCAATACTTACAAATGTGCGTTGCTCAGAGGGACTCCAACATTTATATCCTCGTTGTCCAGCATGATAGCCAATGAAGATGCACTTAATAGCTCCAGGATCAAGTTTTGTCACCGAGGGCCTGTGATCACGAACAAAGCAAGTGCAGCCAAACACCTTTGGAGGAACCACAAACTTGTTCTCTCCTAGCAATAATTGACAAGGAGATTTCATATCTAGTATTCTTGAGGGCATGCGATTGATAAGAAACGTAGCAGTCATTACTGTCTCACTCCAGAGGAATTTTGGGACATTCATGGTATACATCAGTGATTGAGCCACTTCTAAAATGTGGCGATTCTTTCTCTCTGCCACTCCATTTTGAGGTGGAGTGTCTGGACATGATGTCTGATGTAGAATACCATGATTAGATAGGAATCCACCAAACTTCTTGTTAATATATTCTGTCCCATTATCTGATCTGATCATTTGGACCTGCACCTTAAACTGGGTTttaacatatgcatagaagttctGGAAACAAGAAAGCACTTCATCCTTATGCTTCATAAGGTACACCCAAGTCATTCGAGAATAACAGTCAATAAATATCACAAAATACTTCATCCCACTGATAGAGGAAATAGGACATGTCCACACATCAGAATGCACAAGCATAAACGGGGATATACTTCTGAGCCCCTTACTCACATAGGTGTTTCTAGTATGTTTAGCATACTCACATGCTTCACACTTAAGATTGTTCTTATCAACTTCACTCATTACACCCGGAAAGACTTTAGTCATTTTATCAAAAGCAACATGTCCCATTCTACAATGGTGCATCATAGCAATTTTTTCCTTCTCCAGCAGTGCTGCAACTAGCGCCGAACCTTCTAGCTTGCGTGATTCATCACGGTCCATGTACCAAAGGCCTCTACGCCTGGTTCCGGTTTCAATCTTCCTTCCACTCAGCCTCTCCTGTATAAAGAATACGTATCTATCAACGATTACACGACAGTCTATTTGATCACCCAGTGCACTTAGAGAGAGTAAATTCACAGGAAATGCAGGAAC
It includes:
- the LOC127292095 gene encoding pentatricopeptide repeat-containing protein At4g21065-like, which codes for MSYINCNVMNDMQKICKDNAQNIAFRLAKFIKVEQFSSHYAGLRFGMHTFAPYRNQLSLLTTTQLKPKPREHFLARHALEQMPPRPPPFSPPRRRLCTSHPALPARRAAEQHCLRLLERASTPASLLQPLAFLLKCGLHSNPLVLTRLFASSATAAPALLEPLVAALLRPDVPLDAFLVNTLIRAHVASPIPSARRRAADFFPLMLSRGIAPNKFTFPFLLKSCAAHPGSPAAGLQAHAAALKFGFAADHYVSNTLIHMYSCFGAGFLEDARNVFERMAKDSAVTWSAMIGGYVRGGLSGDAVGLFREMQASGVRPDEVTVLGVLAAAADLGALELTRWVGRFVEREGIGKSVTLCNALIDTLAKCGDVDGAVAVFEGMEERTVVSWTSVIDALAMEGRGKEAVGVFEEMKAVGVPPDDVAFIGVLTACSHAGMVTEGRGYFDSMKIEHGIEPKIEHYGCMVDMFGRAGMVEQGLEFVRAMPMKPNPIIWRTLVAACRAHGRLELGESISRDLLNEYPAHEANYVMLSNVFALTQRWKEKSEIRREMSKRGITKVPGCSIVELDGEVHEFIAGDESHPQYKEIYLMVEEMSRELRRVGHIALTSEVLLDLDEEDKEGALQWHSEKLAIAFVLLRTPPGTQVRVVKNLRVCSDCHAAIKCISQVYNREIIVRDRSRFHRFKDGSCSCKDFW
- the LOC127292097 gene encoding uncharacterized protein; this translates as MAGAAWPLASAADLLPASLSLTLLLASLVAVLGLGIAAVFFEHIRKIGCMHSLERTAVSDAFFEDPGSLKKVPCPSIFDPAEKYISLIVPAYNEEFRLPEALTETLNYLKQRSAADKSFSYEVLIVDDGSTDRTSKVAFEYVKKHNIDNVRVLLLGRNHGKGEAVRKGMLHSRGELLLMLDADGATQVTDLAKLEAQIRALAGKVESSLAPSASSSQRLSDVEIAVFGSRAHLEKQALATRKWYRNFLMKGFHLVVLLTAGPGIRDTQCGFKMFTRSAARKLFTNIRLKRWCFDVEIVYLCKHLRIPMAEVSVSWTEIPGSKVRMTSILHMVFELLLIKVGYGLGIWKIYS